In a single window of the Gossypium hirsutum isolate 1008001.06 chromosome A13, Gossypium_hirsutum_v2.1, whole genome shotgun sequence genome:
- the LOC107925439 gene encoding 5'-deoxynucleotidase HDDC2 isoform X2 has protein sequence MAFSASPHCAPPLHRFALRRSPPPQPPLAFMRCPFFSSSSFRPVYFSPAPTLRIIVSAKSKKPSSGRSADSTSASAIDFLTLCHSLKTTKRKGWINHGIKGPESIADHMYRMALMALIAGDLPGVNRERCIKIAIVHDIAEAIVGDITPSCGVPKEEKSRREQAALTEMCKILGGGMRAEEIQELWVEYENNASLEANLVKDFDKVELILQALEYELEHGKVLNEFFLSTEGKFQTEIGKSWAREINSRRNSILVEKRKGPK, from the exons ATGGCTTTCTCTGCTTCTCCCCACTGCGCACCTCCCTTACATCGTTTCGCCCTTCGCCGCTCTCCGCCGCCACAGCCGCCGCTCGCTTTCATGCGCTGCCCtttcttctcctcctcctcctttcgACCCGTTTACTTCTCCCCCGCTCCCACCCTGAGGATCATCGTCTCTGCCAAATCCAAGAAACCTTCCTCCGGGAGATCAGCCGATTCGACGTCGGCCTCCGCCATTGATTTTCTCACATTGTGTCACAGTCTCAAg ACCACAAAAAGGAAGGGTTGGATCAATCACGGGATAAAGGGTCCTGAATCAATTGCTGACCATATGTACCGCATGGCGTTGATGGCTTTGATCGCTGGCGACCTTCCTGGTGTGAATAGAGAAAG GTGTATTAAGATTGCAATTGTCCATGATATTGCAGAAG CTATTGTTGGAGATATAACACCATCATGTGGTGTTCCTAAAGAAGAAAAAAGCAGACGTGAGCAAGCAGCGTTAACTGAAATGTGCAAAATTCTGGGTGGAGGAATGAGAG CTGAGGAGATCCAAGAACTGTGGGTAGAATATGAAAACAATGCTTCTCTGGAGGCTAACCTTGTGAAAGATTTTGACAAG GTTGAATTGATTCTGCAAGCACTGGAATATGAACTTG AACATGGAAAGGTGCTGAATGAATTTTTCCTTTCAACAGAAG GAAAATTTCAGACAGAGATTGGAAAGAGTTGGGCCAGAGAGATCAATTCAAGGAGGAATTCAATATTGGTAGAAAAGAGGAAGGGACCTAAATAA
- the LOC107925439 gene encoding 5'-deoxynucleotidase HDDC2 isoform X1: MAFSASPHCAPPLHRFALRRSPPPQPPLAFMRCPFFSSSSFRPVYFSPAPTLRIIVSAKSKKPSSGRSADSTSASAIDFLTLCHSLKTTKRKGWINHGIKGPESIADHMYRMALMALIAGDLPGVNRERCIKIAIVHDIAEAIVGDITPSCGVPKEEKSRREQAALTEMCKILGGGMRVAAEEIQELWVEYENNASLEANLVKDFDKVELILQALEYELEHGKVLNEFFLSTEGKFQTEIGKSWAREINSRRNSILVEKRKGPK, from the exons ATGGCTTTCTCTGCTTCTCCCCACTGCGCACCTCCCTTACATCGTTTCGCCCTTCGCCGCTCTCCGCCGCCACAGCCGCCGCTCGCTTTCATGCGCTGCCCtttcttctcctcctcctcctttcgACCCGTTTACTTCTCCCCCGCTCCCACCCTGAGGATCATCGTCTCTGCCAAATCCAAGAAACCTTCCTCCGGGAGATCAGCCGATTCGACGTCGGCCTCCGCCATTGATTTTCTCACATTGTGTCACAGTCTCAAg ACCACAAAAAGGAAGGGTTGGATCAATCACGGGATAAAGGGTCCTGAATCAATTGCTGACCATATGTACCGCATGGCGTTGATGGCTTTGATCGCTGGCGACCTTCCTGGTGTGAATAGAGAAAG GTGTATTAAGATTGCAATTGTCCATGATATTGCAGAAG CTATTGTTGGAGATATAACACCATCATGTGGTGTTCCTAAAGAAGAAAAAAGCAGACGTGAGCAAGCAGCGTTAACTGAAATGTGCAAAATTCTGGGTGGAGGAATGAGAG tTGCAGCTGAGGAGATCCAAGAACTGTGGGTAGAATATGAAAACAATGCTTCTCTGGAGGCTAACCTTGTGAAAGATTTTGACAAG GTTGAATTGATTCTGCAAGCACTGGAATATGAACTTG AACATGGAAAGGTGCTGAATGAATTTTTCCTTTCAACAGAAG GAAAATTTCAGACAGAGATTGGAAAGAGTTGGGCCAGAGAGATCAATTCAAGGAGGAATTCAATATTGGTAGAAAAGAGGAAGGGACCTAAATAA
- the LOC107925439 gene encoding 5'-deoxynucleotidase hdd1 isoform X3, giving the protein MAFSASPHCAPPLHRFALRRSPPPQPPLAFMRCPFFSSSSFRPVYFSPAPTLRIIVSAKSKKPSSGRSADSTSASAIDFLTLCHSLKTTKRKGWINHGIKGPESIADHMYRMALMALIAGDLPGVNRERCIKIAIVHDIAEAIVGDITPSCGVPKEEKSRREQAALTEMCKILGGGMRVAAEEIQELWVEYENNASLEANLVKDFDKVPSCG; this is encoded by the exons ATGGCTTTCTCTGCTTCTCCCCACTGCGCACCTCCCTTACATCGTTTCGCCCTTCGCCGCTCTCCGCCGCCACAGCCGCCGCTCGCTTTCATGCGCTGCCCtttcttctcctcctcctcctttcgACCCGTTTACTTCTCCCCCGCTCCCACCCTGAGGATCATCGTCTCTGCCAAATCCAAGAAACCTTCCTCCGGGAGATCAGCCGATTCGACGTCGGCCTCCGCCATTGATTTTCTCACATTGTGTCACAGTCTCAAg ACCACAAAAAGGAAGGGTTGGATCAATCACGGGATAAAGGGTCCTGAATCAATTGCTGACCATATGTACCGCATGGCGTTGATGGCTTTGATCGCTGGCGACCTTCCTGGTGTGAATAGAGAAAG GTGTATTAAGATTGCAATTGTCCATGATATTGCAGAAG CTATTGTTGGAGATATAACACCATCATGTGGTGTTCCTAAAGAAGAAAAAAGCAGACGTGAGCAAGCAGCGTTAACTGAAATGTGCAAAATTCTGGGTGGAGGAATGAGAG tTGCAGCTGAGGAGATCCAAGAACTGTGGGTAGAATATGAAAACAATGCTTCTCTGGAGGCTAACCTTGTGAAAGATTTTGACAAG GTTCCATCTTGTGGATGA